The following is a genomic window from Chloroflexota bacterium.
GGCAAGGTAGCGGACATGATCCATCGCGCTCATGGCGGTTGCCTCCTTCGCGTGATGGGCGAATTGTAACGGGGATGGCGGTGATGTCAACCTTGGGGGTGGACCTCACCCCTCGTTCCCCGCCGAAGGTGCGGGGGTGAGGTGCGCCCGCCCGACGCCATGCGCCCGCCCTCGGAGCGGCGGCTTCAGCCCCGCGCGGCCATGCGGCGATTCATCACCACCTGCGTGGAGCAAATTGCCAATTTGCTCCACACTCTCATCGCGGGGCCTTTAGCCCCGCGCGGGCAAGGATCTCACCCCCTCGTTCCCTGCCGAGGGCGGGGTGAGGTGGGCATGGCCACAGGGATTGCTTCGGGCGCTCGGCGCCCTCACAATGGCAGTTACCAACAGACTTTGGAACCAAGTCGGCGCGGGCGCGCAATTCGCCCAAACCGTCGCGGTGGCGTATAATCGGCCTGGACGGCTATGCAAGACACAGGGACGAAGTGGAAATCCAACCTGGCCGCCGCAGCGGTGGCGCAGTTTCTGTGCATCGTGGGATGGAACGCTTCCATCCCATTCCTGCCGCTCTACGTCCGCGAACTCGGCGTAACGGATCTGCATCAGGTGGAGTTGTGGTCGGGGTTGCTGGCGGCGGGAGGGTCGGCGGCTTCGTTCTTGCTGTTTCCGTTTTGGGGCGCGCTTTCGGATCGGATGGGCCACAAGTGGAACACGATCCGTGCGGCCTTGGGGATCGCAGTGACCTTCGTGGCGATGGCGTTTGTGGGTAGCGTGCAGGAGTTGTTCGTAGCGCGCGTCTTGCAGGGGGCGCTGGCGGGCATCACGCCTGCGTTTTTCGCCCTCACATCGGCGTTTGTCCCGCTGGAGAACGTGGGGTTTGCGCTGGGCGTGGTTCAGATGGCGTCCAGCGCGGGCGGGGCCGTGGGGCCGCTGGTGGGCGGCGCCGTGGCCGACCTGGCAGGATACCGATGGGCTTTTGCGTTCAGCGGGATGCTCAGCGCGATGGGGGCTGCCGTGGTGCTGGCCCTGGTGCGCGACCGGTTTCGGCGACCCGCGCGCCTGTCTCATTCCAATGGCGTCGCCGACGGAGCGCGGCTGGTGGCCCATTCGTTGCCGGTGCTGGGCGCGATTCTGGTCATGGCCTCGGCCAACCTAGCCGATTCGGTCGCGCGCGTCATCCTGCCGCTGTTCGTGGACTTCCTGCGGCGGGACACTGCGGGCGTCAACGCGGCCACCGGCCTGGTGCTGTCGGGGGCGGCGCTGGCGGGCGCGGTCTCCGCGTTGCTGATGGGGCGGCTGGCGGATCGGTTCGGGTATTCGCGTGTCCTCTTGGTCTGCGCGGCGGGGGCGGCGCTGTCCTACGCGGCGCAGGCGGCGGCGCCGAGTTTCGGCGTGTTCCTGGTGGCGAGCCTGGCGATGGGGCTGTTCGTGGGCGGCGTCGTGCCGGCGGCCAACGCCATACTGGCCCGCACGGTGCGCCGCGAACAGCAGGGCGCCGTGTACGGCCTGAGCGCGTCGGCCAACTCCGCGGGCAATACGCTAGGCCCCATGCTCGGCGCGTCGCTGGCCAGCGCATGGGGGCTGCGCGCGCCTTTCGCGGTGGCGGCGGTGTTCGCAGTCGGCATCGGCTTCCTGACCGCCGGAGTCATCCGTCCTCTGCCCTACCGGCGCACGGCGCGGCTGCACCACCTGGGTTTGCACCTGCCCGATGGCTTTTTCCGGCGCGTGCACCTGCCGCACCACGAATCGCCGCAGGCCCACCTTGACGGAGTTCGTGAAAAGGGGTACAATTCAGAGGATAGGAACGCGGGATAGCGCGTGGCCCGCCTCGCGATTACCTAGACATAATACGATTGGGGGGATTGTTATCATGGCAGACAACAAACCGTTGGACCGCATCAAGTCGCGACTGAGCCCCGAGGCGTATCGGCGGCTCGCCGCCATCCACAACCCGGAACTTCACGCCTTCGTTGCGAAGT
Proteins encoded in this region:
- a CDS encoding MFS transporter; protein product: MQDTGTKWKSNLAAAAVAQFLCIVGWNASIPFLPLYVRELGVTDLHQVELWSGLLAAGGSAASFLLFPFWGALSDRMGHKWNTIRAALGIAVTFVAMAFVGSVQELFVARVLQGALAGITPAFFALTSAFVPLENVGFALGVVQMASSAGGAVGPLVGGAVADLAGYRWAFAFSGMLSAMGAAVVLALVRDRFRRPARLSHSNGVADGARLVAHSLPVLGAILVMASANLADSVARVILPLFVDFLRRDTAGVNAATGLVLSGAALAGAVSALLMGRLADRFGYSRVLLVCAAGAALSYAAQAAAPSFGVFLVASLAMGLFVGGVVPAANAILARTVRREQQGAVYGLSASANSAGNTLGPMLGASLASAWGLRAPFAVAAVFAVGIGFLTAGVIRPLPYRRTARLHHLGLHLPDGFFRRVHLPHHESPQAHLDGVREKGYNSEDRNAG